A genomic stretch from Streptomyces venezuelae ATCC 10712 includes:
- a CDS encoding glycosyltransferase — protein MNGDVPRLTAAPGDDGGAVRGGGLRIVRLANFVTPTSGGLRTALDQLGRGYRAAGHEPVLVVPGDTASDVRTEQGRVVTLPGPVLPGTGGYRVLADRRRVRRLLDELAPDRIAVSDRTTLRWTGEWARRARVPSVMVSHETADGVLRTWGVPPAVAARAADRLNRRTAWAFARVVCTTEWAEREFVRIGARNVVRAPLGVDLERCRPGRRNTALRARYADGERVLLLLCSRLSVEKRPGTALDALGELRDAGTAAALVVAGEGPLKGALERRARERGLPVRFLGHVADREALADLQASADVCVAPGPAETFGLSALEALACGTPVVVSASSALPEVVGAAGAAAVDTPKAFASAVRGLLAVPEPARRAEARARAEVFTWERSVTAFLQAHDALPTTEPLPLPEEAHR, from the coding sequence GTGAACGGCGACGTACCGCGCCTGACGGCCGCCCCGGGAGACGACGGCGGCGCCGTGCGGGGCGGCGGGCTGCGGATCGTACGGCTGGCCAACTTCGTGACGCCCACCTCGGGCGGCCTGCGCACCGCCCTCGACCAGCTCGGCCGCGGGTACCGCGCGGCCGGGCACGAGCCGGTCCTCGTCGTCCCCGGCGACACCGCGAGCGACGTACGCACCGAGCAGGGGCGGGTCGTCACCCTCCCCGGGCCCGTCCTGCCCGGCACCGGCGGCTACCGCGTCCTCGCCGACCGGCGCCGGGTGCGCCGCCTCCTCGACGAGCTCGCCCCGGACCGGATCGCGGTCTCGGACCGCACGACCCTGCGGTGGACGGGGGAGTGGGCGCGACGCGCCCGGGTGCCCTCGGTGATGGTCTCCCACGAGACGGCGGACGGCGTGCTGCGCACCTGGGGCGTGCCGCCCGCCGTCGCGGCCCGCGCGGCGGACCGGCTCAACCGCCGTACCGCCTGGGCGTTCGCCCGGGTCGTCTGCACGACGGAGTGGGCGGAACGGGAGTTCGTACGGATCGGCGCCCGCAACGTCGTACGGGCCCCGCTCGGGGTCGACCTGGAGCGCTGCCGACCCGGCCGCCGGAACACCGCCCTGCGGGCCCGGTACGCCGACGGGGAGCGGGTGCTGCTCCTGCTCTGCTCCCGGCTCTCCGTGGAGAAGCGGCCCGGCACCGCCCTGGACGCCCTCGGCGAGCTGCGGGACGCGGGGACCGCCGCGGCACTGGTGGTCGCCGGTGAAGGGCCGCTCAAGGGCGCCCTGGAGCGGCGGGCCCGGGAGCGGGGGCTGCCCGTACGGTTCCTCGGCCATGTCGCCGACCGGGAGGCGCTGGCGGACCTCCAGGCCTCGGCCGACGTCTGCGTCGCGCCGGGCCCGGCGGAGACGTTCGGGCTCTCCGCCCTGGAGGCGCTCGCCTGCGGAACCCCGGTGGTGGTCAGCGCGTCCTCCGCCCTCCCGGAGGTCGTCGGCGCCGCGGGGGCCGCCGCCGTCGACACCCCGAAGGCCTTCGCCTCCGCCGTACGCGGCCTCCTCGCCGTCCCGGAGCCGGCTCGCCGCGCGGAGGCACGCGCGCGTGCGGAGGTCTTCACCTGGGAACGCTCGGTCACCGCCTTCCTCCAGGCCCACGACGCGCTCCCCACCACGGAGCCGCTGCCGCTGCCGGAGGAGGCCCACCGATGA
- a CDS encoding biotin-dependent carboxyltransferase family protein: MTDRAVAVVRAGALTTVQDLGRVGYAHLGVPRSGALDPAAVRLVNRLVGNPETAAVLETTVNGCALRPRRAVTVAVGGAPCPVRVDGRPAAWGTAVRVPAGSVLEVGAAVRGVRTYVGFGGGIDVAPVLGSRSADLLSGLGPPPLTEETVLPLGAAPGTALRGAGDVPPWPGPPDELVLRVRLGPRDDWFTAEALRTFATRAYRVSPASNRIGLRLEGPALDRALPGELASEGMVLGAVQVPPDGRPVVFLADHPTTGGYPVVGVVREADLGAAAQAVPGTRVRFTPVR; the protein is encoded by the coding sequence ATGACGGACCGGGCGGTCGCCGTGGTCCGGGCCGGCGCGCTGACCACCGTGCAGGACCTCGGCCGGGTCGGGTACGCGCACCTCGGCGTGCCCCGTTCCGGCGCCCTCGATCCGGCGGCCGTCCGGCTCGTCAACCGGCTCGTCGGCAACCCCGAGACGGCCGCCGTCCTGGAGACCACCGTCAACGGCTGTGCCCTGCGGCCCCGTCGGGCGGTCACCGTCGCCGTCGGCGGCGCGCCTTGCCCGGTCCGGGTGGACGGGCGCCCGGCGGCCTGGGGCACGGCCGTGCGGGTGCCGGCGGGGTCCGTCCTTGAGGTCGGCGCGGCCGTCCGCGGGGTGCGGACGTACGTGGGGTTCGGCGGCGGCATCGACGTCGCGCCGGTGCTGGGCAGCCGCTCGGCCGACCTGCTCTCCGGACTCGGCCCCCCGCCGCTGACCGAGGAAACGGTCCTGCCGCTGGGCGCCGCCCCGGGCACGGCTCTCCGGGGAGCGGGCGACGTTCCCCCGTGGCCCGGTCCACCGGACGAACTCGTCCTCCGGGTCCGGCTCGGGCCGCGCGACGACTGGTTCACCGCGGAGGCGCTGCGCACCTTCGCCACGCGCGCGTACCGGGTGTCCCCGGCGAGCAACCGGATCGGGCTGCGGCTCGAAGGGCCGGCGCTCGACCGGGCGCTGCCCGGGGAGCTGGCGAGCGAGGGCATGGTCCTCGGCGCGGTCCAGGTGCCGCCGGACGGCCGACCGGTGGTGTTCCTCGCGGACCACCCGACGACCGGGGGGTACCCGGTGGTCGGAGTCGTACGGGAGGCCGACCTGGGCGCCGCGGCCCAGGCGGTGCCGGGAACGCGGGTGCGCTTCACGCCGGTGCGCTGA
- a CDS encoding GntR family transcriptional regulator, with amino-acid sequence MTAREAGDLADDRALLGRTSTAERVADILRGRVAEGWFPPGTRLSEDSIGGALGVSRNTLREAFRLLTHERLLVHELNRGVFVRVLAVDDVEDIYRTRRLVECAVVRGLGHPPYPLEGLAAAVAEGEAAAHAGDWPGVSTANIHFHRELVALAGSARTDELMRGVLAELRLAFHLVADPRVLHQPYLARNREILDALRAGERATAERLLARYLDDSRARVAAAYARAVEAPSSPTP; translated from the coding sequence GTGACAGCGAGGGAAGCCGGGGACCTGGCCGACGACCGGGCACTGCTCGGCCGCACCAGCACGGCGGAACGGGTCGCCGACATCCTGCGCGGCCGGGTCGCCGAAGGCTGGTTCCCGCCCGGCACCCGGCTCTCCGAGGACAGCATCGGCGGCGCGCTCGGGGTGTCCCGCAACACCCTTCGCGAGGCCTTCCGGCTCCTCACCCACGAGCGGCTGCTCGTCCACGAACTCAACCGCGGGGTCTTCGTCCGGGTCCTGGCCGTCGACGACGTGGAGGACATCTACCGCACCCGGCGGCTCGTCGAGTGCGCCGTCGTCCGCGGGCTCGGACACCCGCCGTACCCCCTCGAAGGCCTGGCGGCCGCCGTCGCCGAGGGCGAGGCCGCCGCCCACGCCGGGGACTGGCCCGGCGTCTCCACCGCCAACATCCACTTCCACCGCGAGCTCGTCGCCCTCGCCGGCAGTGCGCGGACCGACGAGCTGATGCGGGGCGTGCTCGCCGAACTCCGCCTCGCCTTCCACCTCGTCGCCGACCCCCGCGTCCTCCACCAGCCCTACCTGGCGCGCAACCGGGAGATCCTGGACGCCCTGCGCGCCGGCGAGCGGGCCACGGCCGAGCGCCTCCTCGCCCGCTACCTCGACGACTCCCGCGCCCGCGTCGCGGCCGCCTACGCCCGAGCCGTGGAAGCACCGTCGAGCCCGACGCCCTGA
- a CDS encoding ankyrin repeat domain-containing protein produces the protein MSETPDPEVIELASKVFDLARTGDADALAAYVDAGVPANLTNDKGDSLVMLAAYHGHAAAVSTLLARGADADRANDRGQTPLAGAVFKGEDAVVRALLDGGANPEAGTPSAVDTARMFGKTELLDLFGAR, from the coding sequence ATGAGCGAGACTCCGGACCCCGAGGTCATCGAGCTGGCGTCCAAGGTCTTCGACCTCGCCCGCACCGGGGACGCCGACGCCCTGGCCGCCTACGTCGACGCGGGCGTCCCCGCGAACCTCACCAACGACAAGGGCGACTCCCTCGTCATGCTCGCCGCCTACCACGGCCACGCCGCCGCGGTCTCCACCCTCCTCGCACGCGGCGCCGACGCCGACCGCGCCAACGACCGCGGCCAGACCCCGCTCGCCGGCGCCGTCTTCAAGGGCGAGGACGCGGTCGTCCGCGCGCTCCTCGACGGCGGCGCGAATCCGGAGGCTGGGACTCCGTCAGCCGTCGACACCGCCCGGATGTTCGGCAAGACCGAACTGCTCGACCTCTTCGGAGCTCGGTGA
- a CDS encoding SGNH/GDSL hydrolase family protein: MTPHPAPTSVATPATPAPVPTPRSAPLGVLRFAVLGDSFSEGVGDRVGGVWRGWAPLLAAGLAADGQETALLNLAVSGALSGDVAERQAPRALAFRPHLASVVVGVNDTLRRTFDIGLLARHLNRVCGRLDAAGAVLLTACLPDPGRMLGLPPPLARPLARRQRSVNAVVHALSARYGAVHLHLADDGWTTDRGLWSADRLHPGERGHRAVAGGFHRLLADRGLAHGAPPGREPLQPPPTRAEAVFWLATAGTGWLLRRSHDLLPQLLLLAGAELRHWADGTGPSPLDARADAALAAALAATMEG, from the coding sequence ATGACACCGCACCCCGCGCCCACGTCGGTCGCGACCCCGGCCACGCCCGCCCCCGTCCCCACCCCCCGCTCCGCCCCCCTCGGCGTCCTTCGGTTCGCCGTGCTCGGGGACTCGTTCAGCGAGGGTGTCGGCGATCGGGTCGGCGGTGTCTGGCGCGGGTGGGCGCCGCTGCTCGCCGCCGGGCTCGCCGCCGACGGGCAGGAGACGGCCCTCCTGAACCTCGCCGTCAGCGGGGCGCTCAGCGGCGACGTCGCCGAGCGGCAGGCCCCGCGCGCCCTCGCCTTCCGCCCGCACCTCGCCTCCGTCGTCGTCGGGGTGAACGACACCCTGCGCCGCACCTTCGACATCGGGCTCCTCGCCCGCCACCTGAACCGGGTCTGCGGCCGGCTCGACGCCGCCGGAGCCGTACTCCTCACGGCCTGCCTGCCCGACCCCGGCCGGATGCTCGGCCTGCCGCCCCCGCTGGCCCGCCCGCTCGCCCGCCGCCAGCGGTCCGTCAACGCCGTCGTGCACGCCCTCTCCGCCCGGTACGGGGCCGTCCATCTGCATCTCGCCGACGACGGCTGGACCACGGACCGGGGCCTGTGGAGCGCCGACCGGCTGCACCCGGGCGAGCGAGGCCACCGGGCCGTCGCCGGCGGCTTCCACCGGCTGCTCGCCGACCGGGGACTCGCCCACGGCGCGCCGCCCGGGCGGGAGCCGCTCCAGCCGCCGCCGACCCGCGCCGAGGCGGTGTTCTGGCTGGCCACGGCCGGTACCGGCTGGCTGCTGCGGCGCAGCCACGACCTGCTCCCGCAGCTCCTGCTGCTCGCGGGCGCGGAACTGCGCCACTGGGCCGACGGCACCGGCCCGTCGCCCCTCGACGCCCGCGCCGACGCGGCCCTCGCCGCCGCGCTCGCGGCCACAATGGAGGGATGA
- a CDS encoding hydantoinase B/oxoprolinase family protein — translation MNGRWEFWIDRGGTFTDIVGRRPDGRLVTRKVLSHDPARRQDAAVAGIRLLLGLEPGEPVPADRVAVVKMGTTVATNALLERRGEPTVLLVTEGFRDALRIAYQNRPRLFDRHIVLPEPVHARVIEVPERVDAHGEVVRALDENAVAASLAAAHRDGIRSAAVVLLHGYRHPAHEARIAELARDAGFTQVSCSHEVSPLIKLVPRGDTTVVDAYLSPILRRYVDEVARELSGIRLMFMQSNGGLREAAHFRGKDAVLSGPAGGVVGMARTSALAGHERVIGFDMGGTSTDVSHYAGEFERELGTQVAGVRMRAPMMSIHTVAAGGGSVLHFDGRRYRVGPDSAGAVPGPACYRRGGPLTVTDANVMLGRVQPGHFPAVFGDSGDLPLDAGVVRDRFTALAEEVGGGRTPEEVAAGFLEIAVLNMANAVKKISVQRGHDVTRYALTSFGGAGGQHACAVADALGVDTVLVPPLAGVLSAYGIGLADATAMRERSVEAELDAAGTAARVTELCAELAALTRAELRADGLPDPAITTHARVLLRYAGTDASLQVDLAPPEEMKTAFTAVHRARYAFTLDRPLVVEAVSAEAVGRAGPHGPVHTGPAGSGEPVGSSDSVESGGPAVAPRPPVTVRMYSAGEPHDAPLHQRADLRPGDTVDGPAIIAEADATTVVDSGWRATAADGRHLLLRRVTPRPARVAAGTDVDPVLLEVFNNLFMAIAEQMGVRLENTAQSVNIKERLDFSCALFDAEGNLIANAPHIPVHLGSMGESIKEVLRRRRDEDELRPGDVYAINDPYHGGTHLPDVTVVTPVFDEGPGGALRFLVASRGHHAEIGGITPGSMPAFSRTVDEEGVLFDNWLLVRDGRLREAETRALLTGARHPSRDPDTNLADLRAQIAANEKGIEELRRTVDEFGLDVVQAYMRHVRANAEESVRRIVARLDDGAYRYETDGGAVIQVAVRVDRERRSAVLDFTGTSAQLPGNANAPTAVVMAAVLYVFRTLVDDDIPLNSGCLEPLEVRVPPGSMLAPVHPAATVAGNVETSQAVTGALYAALGVQAEGSGTMNNVTFGNARVQYYETVASGSGAGDGFDGADAVQTHMTNSRLTDPEVLEWRHPVRVDSFAVREDGGGRGRWRGGRGVERRIRFLEPMTVALLTGHRRIPPYGMAGGEPGALGENLVERADGTVERLGGAATTEVGPDDVLVLRTPGGGGYGPPPDEGRGRSGSRPRGG, via the coding sequence ATGAACGGCCGCTGGGAGTTCTGGATCGACCGGGGCGGCACCTTCACCGACATCGTGGGCCGGCGGCCGGACGGTCGGCTCGTCACCCGCAAGGTGCTCTCCCACGATCCCGCCCGCCGCCAGGACGCCGCCGTCGCCGGAATCCGGCTCCTCCTCGGTCTTGAGCCCGGCGAGCCCGTCCCCGCCGACCGCGTGGCCGTGGTCAAGATGGGCACCACCGTCGCGACCAACGCCCTCCTGGAGCGGCGCGGCGAACCGACCGTCCTCCTGGTCACCGAGGGCTTCCGGGACGCGCTGCGGATCGCCTACCAGAACCGGCCCCGGCTCTTCGACCGCCACATCGTGCTCCCCGAACCGGTCCACGCGCGCGTGATCGAGGTTCCCGAGCGAGTCGACGCCCACGGCGAGGTCGTCCGCGCCCTGGACGAGAACGCCGTCGCCGCCTCGCTCGCCGCCGCCCACCGCGACGGCATCCGCTCCGCCGCCGTCGTCCTCCTGCACGGCTACCGCCACCCCGCCCACGAGGCGCGGATCGCGGAACTCGCCAGGGACGCGGGATTCACCCAGGTCAGCTGCTCCCACGAGGTCAGCCCGCTCATCAAGCTCGTCCCGCGCGGCGACACCACGGTCGTCGACGCCTATCTCTCCCCGATCCTGCGCCGTTACGTGGACGAGGTCGCCCGTGAACTCTCCGGGATCCGGCTCATGTTCATGCAGTCCAACGGCGGACTGCGCGAAGCCGCCCACTTCCGGGGCAAGGACGCCGTCCTCTCCGGACCGGCCGGCGGCGTGGTCGGCATGGCCCGCACCTCGGCCCTGGCGGGCCACGAGCGGGTCATCGGCTTCGACATGGGCGGTACCTCCACCGATGTGTCGCACTACGCCGGGGAGTTCGAGCGCGAGCTCGGTACGCAGGTCGCCGGGGTACGGATGCGGGCGCCGATGATGAGCATCCACACCGTCGCGGCGGGCGGCGGGTCCGTCCTCCACTTCGACGGGCGCCGCTACCGGGTGGGCCCCGACTCGGCGGGCGCGGTCCCGGGCCCCGCCTGCTACCGCCGGGGCGGCCCCCTCACGGTCACCGACGCGAACGTCATGCTGGGCCGCGTCCAGCCGGGCCACTTCCCGGCCGTGTTCGGCGACAGCGGTGACCTGCCCCTGGACGCCGGCGTCGTACGGGACCGGTTCACCGCCCTCGCCGAGGAGGTGGGCGGCGGGCGCACGCCCGAGGAGGTCGCCGCGGGCTTCCTGGAGATCGCCGTCCTCAACATGGCCAACGCCGTCAAGAAGATCTCCGTCCAGCGCGGCCACGACGTCACCCGCTACGCCCTCACCAGCTTCGGCGGCGCGGGCGGCCAGCACGCCTGCGCGGTCGCCGACGCCCTGGGCGTCGACACCGTCCTCGTACCGCCGCTGGCCGGCGTGCTCTCCGCGTACGGCATCGGACTCGCCGACGCCACCGCCATGCGGGAGCGGTCCGTCGAGGCCGAGCTGGACGCCGCCGGAACCGCCGCCCGCGTGACGGAGCTCTGCGCCGAACTCGCCGCCCTCACGCGCGCGGAGCTGCGCGCGGACGGCCTGCCGGACCCGGCGATCACGACGCACGCGCGCGTACTCCTGCGGTACGCGGGCACGGACGCGAGTCTGCAGGTCGACCTCGCCCCGCCCGAGGAGATGAAGACCGCGTTCACGGCGGTGCACCGCGCGCGGTACGCCTTCACCCTGGACCGGCCGCTCGTCGTCGAAGCCGTCTCCGCGGAGGCCGTCGGCCGGGCCGGTCCCCACGGCCCCGTCCATACCGGCCCCGCCGGTTCAGGTGAACCCGTCGGTTCCTCCGATTCCGTCGAGTCCGGCGGGCCGGCGGTCGCTCCCCGGCCCCCCGTCACCGTCCGGATGTACAGCGCCGGCGAGCCCCACGACGCGCCCCTGCACCAGCGGGCGGACCTGCGGCCCGGGGACACCGTGGACGGGCCCGCGATCATCGCGGAGGCCGACGCCACGACCGTCGTCGACAGTGGCTGGCGGGCCACCGCCGCCGACGGCAGGCACCTCCTCCTGCGGCGCGTGACCCCGCGCCCCGCGCGCGTGGCGGCCGGCACGGACGTGGACCCGGTCCTCCTGGAGGTGTTCAACAACCTCTTCATGGCCATCGCCGAGCAGATGGGCGTCCGCCTGGAGAACACCGCCCAGTCCGTCAACATCAAGGAACGGCTCGACTTCTCCTGCGCGCTCTTCGACGCCGAGGGCAACCTCATCGCCAACGCCCCCCACATCCCCGTCCACCTGGGCTCCATGGGCGAGTCCATCAAAGAGGTCCTGCGGCGGAGACGGGACGAGGACGAGCTGCGGCCCGGCGACGTGTACGCGATCAACGACCCGTACCACGGGGGCACCCACCTCCCCGACGTCACCGTCGTGACCCCCGTCTTCGACGAGGGCCCGGGCGGCGCCCTCCGCTTCCTCGTCGCCTCCCGCGGCCACCACGCCGAGATCGGCGGAATCACCCCCGGGTCCATGCCCGCCTTCAGCCGGACCGTCGACGAGGAGGGCGTCCTCTTCGACAACTGGCTGCTCGTACGCGACGGGCGGCTGCGCGAGGCCGAGACCCGGGCCCTGCTCACCGGCGCCCGCCACCCCTCCCGCGACCCGGACACCAACCTCGCCGACCTGCGCGCCCAGATCGCCGCCAACGAGAAGGGCATCGAGGAACTGCGCCGCACTGTCGACGAGTTCGGGCTCGACGTCGTCCAGGCCTACATGCGGCACGTCCGCGCCAACGCCGAGGAGTCCGTGCGCCGCATCGTCGCCCGCCTGGACGACGGCGCCTACCGCTACGAGACCGACGGCGGCGCGGTCATCCAGGTCGCCGTCCGCGTCGACCGCGAACGGCGCTCCGCCGTCCTCGACTTCACCGGGACCTCCGCGCAGCTGCCCGGGAACGCGAACGCGCCGACGGCCGTCGTCATGGCCGCCGTCCTGTACGTCTTCCGCACCCTCGTCGACGACGACATCCCGCTCAACAGCGGCTGCCTCGAACCCCTGGAGGTCCGGGTCCCGCCCGGCTCCATGCTCGCCCCCGTCCACCCGGCCGCCACCGTCGCCGGGAACGTCGAGACCTCCCAGGCCGTCACGGGAGCGCTCTACGCGGCCCTCGGCGTCCAGGCCGAGGGCTCCGGCACCATGAACAACGTCACCTTCGGCAACGCGCGCGTGCAGTACTACGAGACGGTCGCCAGCGGCTCCGGCGCGGGCGACGGCTTCGACGGCGCCGACGCCGTCCAGACCCACATGACCAACTCCCGCCTCACCGACCCCGAGGTCCTGGAATGGCGCCACCCGGTGCGGGTCGACTCCTTCGCCGTACGCGAGGACGGCGGCGGGCGCGGCCGCTGGCGGGGCGGGCGCGGGGTGGAGCGCCGCATCCGCTTCCTGGAACCGATGACCGTCGCCCTGCTCACCGGACACCGCAGGATCCCGCCGTACGGCATGGCGGGCGGCGAACCCGGCGCCCTGGGCGAGAACCTGGTCGAACGCGCCGACGGCACCGTCGAACGCCTCGGCGGCGCCGCCACCACGGAGGTGGGCCCCGACGACGTCCTGGTCCTGCGCACCCCGGGCGGCGGAGGCTACGGCCCGCCGCCCGACGAGGGACGAGGACGGTCAGGGAGCCGCCCGCGAGGGGGGTGA
- a CDS encoding LamB/YcsF family protein → MPTPPEEAAPIDLNADLGEGFGRWTLTDDEQLLSVVTSANVACGFHAGDAATMRRVCELAAARGVRIGAQVSYRDLAGFGRRSMDVPAAELAAEVAYQIGALEVFARAAGARVAYVKPHGALYNRVVRDEEQAAAVVEGVLLADRSLPVLGLPGSRLHEAAAKAGLPVVPEAFGDRAYRADGSLVPRGEAGAVVSDPAAVVERSVAMARFGVVTAHCGSSVAVRPRSLCLHGDTPGAVELARRVRARLEATGVRVEAFA, encoded by the coding sequence ATGCCCACCCCTCCCGAAGAGGCGGCCCCGATCGACCTCAACGCCGACCTCGGCGAGGGCTTCGGCCGCTGGACGCTCACCGACGACGAACAGCTGCTTTCCGTCGTGACCAGTGCCAACGTGGCCTGTGGCTTCCACGCCGGGGACGCGGCCACCATGCGGCGGGTCTGCGAGCTGGCGGCCGCGCGCGGGGTACGGATCGGGGCCCAGGTGTCGTACCGCGACCTGGCCGGTTTCGGGCGGCGCTCGATGGACGTCCCGGCGGCGGAGCTGGCCGCCGAGGTGGCGTACCAGATCGGCGCCCTGGAGGTCTTCGCGCGGGCGGCGGGCGCGCGCGTGGCGTACGTGAAGCCGCACGGCGCGCTCTACAACCGGGTGGTCAGGGACGAGGAGCAGGCGGCCGCCGTCGTCGAGGGCGTGCTGCTCGCGGACCGCTCGCTGCCGGTCCTCGGCCTGCCGGGGTCGCGGCTGCACGAGGCGGCGGCAAAGGCCGGTCTTCCGGTCGTCCCCGAGGCGTTCGGTGACCGGGCCTACCGGGCGGACGGCTCCCTCGTGCCCCGCGGGGAGGCGGGCGCGGTGGTCAGCGATCCGGCGGCCGTGGTGGAACGGTCGGTGGCGATGGCCCGGTTCGGGGTGGTCACGGCGCACTGCGGGAGTTCCGTCGCCGTCCGGCCGAGGTCGCTCTGTCTGCACGGGGACACGCCCGGCGCGGTGGAGCTGGCCCGGCGGGTCCGGGCGCGCCTCGAAGCCACCGGGGTGCGGGTGGAGGCGTTCGCGTGA
- a CDS encoding 5-oxoprolinase subunit B family protein: MSRTAPRALRVGERALLVELAGGEETEAFHAELLRRRAAGELPAVREIVPAARTVLLDGVADPDRLAAELTGWDVGPLPARVDGAIEIPVRYDGPDLAEVAALWGVSVEAAVRIHSAAEFRVAFCGFAPGFGYLTGLGERYEVPRRATPRTAVPAGSVALAGPYTGVYPRSSPGGWQLIGTTDAVLWDTGREPAALLTPGTRVRFTAEGDAPGAGR; encoded by the coding sequence GTGAGCCGCACCGCCCCGCGCGCGCTGCGCGTGGGTGAGCGGGCGCTCCTGGTGGAGCTGGCCGGCGGCGAGGAGACGGAGGCGTTCCACGCCGAGCTGCTGCGGCGCCGGGCGGCGGGAGAGCTGCCCGCCGTACGGGAGATCGTGCCGGCGGCGCGGACGGTGCTGCTCGACGGGGTGGCGGATCCGGACCGGCTCGCGGCCGAGCTGACCGGCTGGGACGTGGGGCCGCTCCCCGCGCGCGTGGACGGGGCGATCGAGATACCCGTCCGCTACGACGGACCGGATCTCGCGGAGGTCGCCGCGCTGTGGGGGGTGTCGGTCGAGGCGGCGGTACGGATCCACTCGGCGGCCGAGTTCCGGGTCGCGTTCTGCGGGTTCGCGCCGGGCTTCGGCTACCTGACGGGCCTCGGCGAGCGGTACGAGGTCCCCCGGCGGGCGACGCCCCGGACCGCCGTCCCGGCGGGATCGGTCGCCCTGGCGGGGCCGTACACGGGCGTGTACCCGCGCTCCTCCCCCGGTGGCTGGCAGCTGATCGGCACGACGGACGCGGTGCTCTGGGACACCGGCCGCGAGCCCGCCGCCCTGCTGACGCCCGGCACCCGGGTCCGGTTCACGGCGGAAGGCGACGCGCCGGGGGCCGGGCGATGA
- a CDS encoding glycosyltransferase family 4 protein, with protein sequence MRVVIVTESFPPDVNGVAHCALQTARHLVRRGHTPLVIAPAVADPAADADAPCAVVRVPSLPLPGYPQVRVALPSRRVAAAIAAHRADLVHLAGPFVLGVRGMTAATRLGIPAVAVYQTDLASYARTYVGTGEGAAWRRLRAVHGAADRTLAPSSAAVRDLAAHGIGRIRLWGRGVDTARFRPGLRDEALRGELAPDGELLVGYVGRLAPEKRVDLLAAAAELPGIRVVVVGDGPSGSALRAALPGARFLGRRTGDDLARIFASLDVFAHTGPFETFCQTVQEAMASGVPVIAPAAGGPLDLVDHGRTGLLVPPGDPDALREAVAALAAAPELRAAYGSAGRTAVRGRTWEALGDELIGHYLEVLRERTAVAA encoded by the coding sequence ATGCGTGTCGTCATCGTCACCGAATCCTTCCCTCCCGACGTCAACGGTGTGGCGCACTGCGCCCTGCAGACCGCGCGCCACCTCGTCCGGCGGGGCCACACCCCGCTCGTCATCGCCCCCGCCGTCGCCGACCCGGCCGCGGACGCCGACGCCCCGTGCGCCGTCGTCCGGGTGCCCTCCCTCCCCCTGCCCGGCTACCCGCAGGTCCGCGTCGCCCTGCCCAGTCGCCGGGTCGCCGCGGCCATCGCCGCCCACCGCGCCGACCTCGTCCACCTCGCCGGCCCCTTCGTCCTCGGCGTACGCGGGATGACGGCCGCCACCCGCCTCGGCATCCCCGCCGTCGCCGTCTACCAGACCGACCTCGCCAGCTACGCCCGTACGTACGTGGGAACCGGCGAAGGCGCGGCCTGGCGCCGCCTCCGCGCCGTCCACGGAGCCGCCGACCGCACCCTCGCCCCCTCCTCGGCCGCCGTCCGCGACCTGGCGGCCCACGGCATCGGCCGCATCCGGCTCTGGGGCCGCGGGGTCGACACCGCCCGCTTCCGCCCCGGACTGCGCGACGAGGCCCTGCGCGGGGAACTCGCCCCGGACGGCGAGCTCCTCGTCGGATACGTGGGCCGCCTCGCCCCCGAGAAGCGGGTGGACCTCCTCGCGGCGGCCGCGGAACTCCCCGGAATCCGGGTGGTGGTGGTCGGCGACGGACCCAGCGGGTCCGCGCTGCGCGCCGCGCTGCCCGGAGCCCGGTTCCTGGGCCGGCGCACCGGCGACGACCTCGCCCGGATCTTCGCCTCGCTCGACGTGTTCGCCCACACCGGCCCGTTCGAGACCTTCTGCCAGACCGTCCAGGAGGCCATGGCGAGCGGCGTCCCCGTGATAGCCCCGGCCGCCGGCGGCCCCCTCGACCTCGTCGACCACGGGCGCACCGGGCTCCTCGTACCCCCGGGGGACCCCGACGCCCTGCGCGAGGCCGTCGCCGCCCTCGCCGCCGCGCCGGAGCTGCGCGCCGCGTACGGCAGCGCCGGGCGGACCGCCGTGCGCGGGCGCACCTGGGAGGCCCTCGGCGACGAGCTGATCGGCCACTACCTGGAGGTCCTGCGCGAGCGGACGGCGGTGGCCGCGTGA